A window of the Henckelia pumila isolate YLH828 chromosome 3, ASM3356847v2, whole genome shotgun sequence genome harbors these coding sequences:
- the LOC140889600 gene encoding uncharacterized protein, producing the protein MISGESTEEEIPYNPDIERTLHRRRKEARWRQGEDERVVEVLRGAMADNANLSLRQLDTPDLNQQPLCITFPTLETNVTFELKSGLIHLLPSFHGLAGEDPQKNLMEFHVVCTSMKPHGVTEEQIQLRAFHLSLKNAAKDWLYYLPPRSITTWTEMKRIFLEKYFPASRAANIRKEIYDIKQFAGESLHENMLDAASGGVFVDKTPVQARNLIENMAANSQQFGTNRRSGQTVRACGVCAKVGHATDMCPTLQEGSAEQVGRIIPISDMETLQYTKCIIKLTEHRIILHHSILKFQSLETRASIQQLNTQMGQLATTVNRLEALNSSSLPSQTMVNPKENVSAITLRSGKELKGCKRVELGEQVSAVIQRKAPEKCKDPGPLTETAIVIQMADRSTIHPRGVLEDVFVQVGNLVFSADFYVLDMKNNDFNSPVLLGRPFLKTSKSIIDVNNGTLTMEFYGEIVKFHIFDTLKILGRESVVNNIDANDYLSQEHKIVVNEDKFKEVIEKPVKNYTAEIFLSDLQVPITKSKFPPDREKGMHKGKGRSSPNTGIRKISKQKKNRHKITAKLFRWVKVDKRTRYEPP; encoded by the exons ATGATTTCAGGTGAATCTACGGAAGAAGAAATTCCATACAACCCGGATAtagaaagaactttgcatagaCGAAGGAAAGAAGCTCGTTGGAGACAGGGAGAGGACGAGCGCGTGGTTGAGGTTCTTAGAGGAGCAATGGCTGACAACGCAAATTTGAGCTTGAGACAACTGGACACTCCTGACCTGAATCAACAGCCCCTATGCATTACTTTCCCTACCTTAGAAACTAATGTtacttttgaattaaaatctggGCTAATACATTTGttgccttcttttcatggtcttgcaggtgaagatCCTCAAAAGAACttaatggaattccatgtggtgtGCACAAGCATGAAACCTCATGGAGTAACAGAAGAGCAAATCCAGCTGAGAGCCTTTCATCTTTCATTAAAGaatgctgctaaggattggctatactacctaCCTCCTAGATCCATTACCACCTGGACAGAGATGAAGAGAATCTTCTTAGAGAAGTACTTTCCAGCTTCAAGAGCAGCAAATATCAGAAAAGAGATCTATGACATAAAGCAATTTGCAGGGGAATCACTTCATGA GAATATGCTagatgcggccagtggaggagtttttgtggacaaaactccagTTCAAGCAAGGAATTTAATCGAGAATATGGCTGctaattctcagcaatttggcaccaacagga GGAGTGGGCAAACTGTAAGAGCATGTGGAGTTTGTGCTAAAGTgggacatgcaactgacatgtgtcctACTCTTCAAGAGGGATCTGCTGAGCAA gttggaaggatcatcccaatctcAGATATGGAAACTCTCCAGTACACCAAATGCATAATCAAGCTTACAGAGCATCGTATCATCCTCCACCACAGCATCCTCAAATTCCAGAGCCTG GAGacaagagcaagtatccaacagTTGAACACTCAAATGGGGCAGTTGGCAACCACAGTTAACAGGTTGGAGGCACTAAATTCTAGCAGTCTGCCATCACAGACAATGGTGAATCCAAAGGAGAATGTTAGTGCAATCaccttgaggagtggaaaggagTTGAAG gGGTGTAAAAGAGTTGAACTAGGAGAACAGGTTTCTGCTGTCATTCAGAGAAAGGCACCtgaaaaatgcaaggatccag GGCCTTTGACTGAAACTGCAATTGTTATTCAgatggctgatagatctactaTTCATCCTAGGGGTGTGTTAGAGGATGTTTTTGTGCAAGTTGGTAACTTGGTTTTTTCTGCTGATTTCTATGTGCTTGATATGAAGAATAATGATTTTAATAGTCCAGTTTTGctaggaagaccatttttgaaaacatcGAAGTCCATTATAGATGTTAACAATGGCACTCTCACTATGGAGTTTTATGGGGAGATTGTtaagtttcatatttttgataccctgaAAATTCTTGGTcgtgaaagtgttgttaataatATTGATGCTAATGATTACTTGTCACAAGAGCACAAGATAGTTGTGAATGAGGATAAGTTTAAGGAAGTTATTGAAAAACCTGTAAAAAATTATACTgctgaaatttttctttctgATTTGCAGGTACCTATAACTAAGTCAAAGTTTCCTCCAGATCGAGAAAAAGGAATGCATAAGGGAAAGGGAAGAAGTAGTCCAAACACGGGGATAAGAAAGATATCAAAACAGAAAAagaatagacataaaataactGCAAAACTGTTCAGatgggtgaaggtggacaagAGAACTAGATATGAACCACCTTGA
- the LOC140891252 gene encoding uncharacterized protein isoform X2, whose translation MEVSDGGFLVRHNFISLDVQGNQTEIIISGYADHILVLASQIGSMGTILFARKEEGLAVAPTFNVTVVFGKRNEPMLVACARQIIQYMSDTGSTKALVLSLGLRDHSMETMKAIVSTIKEKLPEIS comes from the exons ATGGAAGTATCGGACGGCGGTTTCCTGGTGCGCCACAACTTCATCTCTCTGGATGTACAG GGGAACCAGACGGAAATCATCATCAGCGGCTATGCAGATCACATTCTT GTTTTGGCTTCGCAGATTGGAAGCATGGGAACAATATTGTTTGCCAG GAAAGAGGAAGGCCTAGCTGTTGCCCCTACTTTCAATGTTACTGTAGTATTTGGGAAACGAAACGAG CCAATGCTAGTTGCATGTGCTCGACAAATAATACAATACATGAG CGACACTGGATCAACCAAAGCATTAGTATTGTCTCTTGGGCTCAGAGACCACTCAATG GAAACTATGAAGGCCATTGTTTCCACCATCAAGGAGAAACTTCCTGAGATCAGTTGA
- the LOC140891252 gene encoding uncharacterized protein isoform X1: MYRGTRRKSSSAAMQITFLSISLPYGFLISVERASHFNHSKLFQVLASQIGSMGTILFARKEEGLAVAPTFNVTVVFGKRNEPMLVACARQIIQYMSDTGSTKALVLSLGLRDHSMETMKAIVSTIKEKLPEIS; encoded by the exons ATGTACAG GGGAACCAGACGGAAATCATCATCAGCGGCTATGCAGATCACATTCTTGTCAATCTCTTTACCCTATGGATTTCTAATTTCCGTGGAGCGCGCTTCACATTTTAATCATTCCAAACTATTTCAGGTTTTGGCTTCGCAGATTGGAAGCATGGGAACAATATTGTTTGCCAG GAAAGAGGAAGGCCTAGCTGTTGCCCCTACTTTCAATGTTACTGTAGTATTTGGGAAACGAAACGAG CCAATGCTAGTTGCATGTGCTCGACAAATAATACAATACATGAG CGACACTGGATCAACCAAAGCATTAGTATTGTCTCTTGGGCTCAGAGACCACTCAATG GAAACTATGAAGGCCATTGTTTCCACCATCAAGGAGAAACTTCCTGAGATCAGTTGA